Proteins encoded in a region of the Pseudomonas viciae genome:
- a CDS encoding ABC transporter ATP-binding protein, with protein sequence MLRTFEKWLDPFPPDEVPPPPDGLARFLWACTRGARGYILALALLSAGVSIYEAWLFSFLGQVVDLLSTWQAGGDAVVQESRVLWGIGIVLLTSIGLVALRTMVQHQILAINLPLRLRWDFHRLMLRQSLSFFSDEFSGRVTTKVMQTALSVREVLFTLIEVAPGIGVYFIAIIALAGGFDLKLMLPFIAWVALFGLAMRYFVPRLGEVGQEQANARSSMTGRISDAYTNITTVKLFSHSKREAHFARAAMEDFKQTGLRQMRLVSQFEIVNQALVVALIMGAGGYALWLWHQGEVGAGAVAAITAMALRINGMSHWIMWQMTSLFENIGTVQDGMATLTRGPKVQDAPHASALVTTGGAVTFDNVSFNYNGERQVLDGLSLTIRAGEKIGLVGRSGAGKSTLINLLLRFYDVDKGEIRIDGQNIAHVTQDSLRSAIGMVTQDTSLLHRSIRDNIAYGRPDATDEQIRSAAANAQADGFISQLSDKHGHSGYDTLVGERGIKLSGGQRQRVAIARVMLKNAPILLLDEATSALDSEVEVAIQESLDDMMQGKTVIAIAHRLSTIAAMDRLIVMDDGRIIEQGTHTELLGKNGTYARLWHHQSGGFLGEDQGVVEAVE encoded by the coding sequence ATGCTTCGCACGTTTGAGAAATGGCTCGACCCCTTCCCGCCCGACGAAGTACCGCCGCCGCCTGATGGCCTGGCGCGATTTCTCTGGGCCTGCACGCGCGGTGCCCGCGGCTATATTCTCGCGCTGGCGCTGCTCAGTGCCGGTGTGTCGATTTACGAAGCCTGGCTGTTTTCTTTCCTCGGGCAGGTCGTGGACCTGCTGTCGACCTGGCAGGCCGGTGGCGATGCGGTGGTGCAGGAAAGTCGCGTGCTGTGGGGCATCGGCATCGTATTGCTGACCAGCATTGGGCTGGTCGCGTTGCGCACGATGGTGCAGCACCAGATATTGGCGATCAATCTACCGCTGCGGCTGCGCTGGGATTTCCATCGGCTGATGCTGCGACAAAGCCTTTCGTTCTTCTCCGATGAGTTCTCCGGCCGCGTCACCACCAAGGTGATGCAGACGGCGCTGTCGGTGCGCGAGGTGCTATTCACCCTCATCGAGGTCGCACCGGGGATCGGCGTTTACTTCATCGCGATCATCGCCCTGGCCGGCGGCTTCGACCTGAAACTGATGCTGCCTTTCATTGCCTGGGTCGCGTTGTTCGGCCTGGCCATGCGCTACTTCGTGCCCCGCCTGGGAGAAGTCGGGCAGGAACAGGCCAATGCGCGGTCATCGATGACCGGCCGTATCTCCGATGCCTATACCAACATCACCACGGTGAAACTGTTCTCGCACTCAAAACGCGAAGCCCACTTCGCGCGCGCTGCAATGGAGGATTTCAAGCAGACCGGCTTGCGTCAGATGCGCCTGGTCAGCCAATTCGAAATCGTCAACCAGGCACTGGTGGTCGCGTTGATCATGGGTGCAGGCGGTTATGCCCTATGGCTGTGGCACCAGGGCGAAGTCGGCGCAGGTGCCGTGGCGGCGATTACCGCCATGGCGTTGCGCATCAATGGCATGTCGCACTGGATCATGTGGCAAATGACCTCGCTCTTCGAAAACATCGGCACCGTGCAGGATGGCATGGCCACCTTGACCCGCGGCCCCAAGGTGCAGGACGCGCCGCACGCGAGTGCGCTGGTGACCACTGGCGGCGCGGTGACCTTCGACAATGTGAGCTTCAACTACAACGGCGAACGCCAGGTGCTCGATGGGCTGAGCCTGACCATCCGCGCTGGGGAGAAAATTGGCTTGGTGGGCCGCTCCGGCGCCGGAAAATCCACGCTCATCAACCTGCTGTTGCGCTTCTACGATGTGGACAAGGGTGAGATTCGCATTGACGGGCAAAACATCGCGCACGTCACCCAAGACAGCCTACGCAGCGCCATCGGCATGGTCACTCAGGATACTTCCCTGCTGCACCGGTCCATTCGCGACAACATCGCCTACGGTCGCCCCGACGCAACCGACGAGCAAATCCGCAGCGCCGCCGCCAATGCCCAGGCCGATGGCTTCATCAGCCAACTGAGCGATAAGCATGGCCATAGCGGCTACGACACCCTGGTCGGTGAGCGTGGTATCAAGCTGTCGGGCGGCCAGCGTCAACGCGTCGCCATTGCCCGCGTGATGCTCAAGAACGCCCCGATCCTGCTACTGGACGAGGCCACAAGCGCCCTGGATTCAGAAGTCGAAGTGGCCATCCAGGAAAGCCTCGATGACATGATGCAGGGCAAGACCGTGATTGCCATCGCCCATCGTCTGTCCACGATCGCCGCCATGGACAGGCTCATCGTGATGGATGACGGGCGCATCATAGAACAAGGCACCCACACGGAACTGCTCGGGAAGAACGGTACCTATGCGCGGCTGTGGCATCACCAGAGCGGCGGATTTCTGGGCGAGGATCAGGGGGTGGTTGAGGCGGTGGAATAG
- a CDS encoding GNAT family N-acetyltransferase translates to MDCVIRNAISTDAAAISEVVVAALRESNAQDYSPDIIKRVQQSFSPSAILSLLTQRQVYVASIDGHLVATGSLDRNTVRSLFVDPAHQGKGIGSRLMATIESMAAQSGVKLLRVPSSITAEGFYLALGFLKIRDEFHGVERTIIMEKVLGD, encoded by the coding sequence ATGGACTGTGTGATTCGAAACGCAATAAGTACGGACGCCGCAGCAATAAGCGAGGTCGTAGTGGCTGCGTTGCGCGAATCCAATGCTCAAGATTATTCGCCAGACATCATCAAACGAGTGCAACAAAGCTTTTCACCCTCGGCGATCCTGTCCCTTCTAACCCAACGTCAGGTGTATGTCGCGAGCATTGACGGTCATCTCGTCGCAACAGGAAGCCTTGATCGAAACACCGTCCGAAGCCTATTCGTTGACCCGGCCCATCAGGGGAAAGGCATTGGGAGTCGACTGATGGCGACGATTGAATCAATGGCCGCGCAGAGCGGCGTGAAGCTGTTGCGTGTCCCCTCCTCGATCACTGCCGAAGGGTTTTATCTTGCCCTGGGTTTCCTGAAAATCCGGGACGAATTTCACGGCGTCGAGCGCACCATCATCATGGAAAAGGTTCTGGGCGATTAA
- a CDS encoding nucleoside hydrolase yields MSAQPLTHVLIDTDVDFDDFMAISYLLKHHAVKVEGITVTGVGAVHLSHGVENISNFLTLFNDPEIERIPVAAGFQRPMVYSNTFPFETRQAADQHYDAAFPRKNLNPTRTDAVAFLRETLKNADHTFTVLMIGGGTTWGHLFQQAQTDAALQDLLRSKVDRIVMMGGNLLPQYVQPGAPGNIIDALGDTPYYTNKVAEWNIFLDPLSAQYVFNSGIPVQLVALNACNQILITQDFLRQLSRITNPVAQFLTQVLQSSTIAPGIGNYLYFWDPLAAIAITDPQLIQFTRYSLLVEQELNEEQDTSGKLIPDNAGAPVDVAVGTGPGFVKALYLNTIAGNSTKATAENMANITEVTPDE; encoded by the coding sequence ATGTCTGCACAACCCCTCACACACGTGCTTATAGACACCGACGTCGATTTCGACGACTTCATGGCCATCTCGTATTTGCTAAAGCATCATGCGGTCAAGGTCGAAGGCATCACAGTGACGGGGGTGGGCGCTGTTCACTTGAGTCACGGCGTTGAAAACATCAGTAACTTCCTCACGCTGTTCAATGACCCAGAGATCGAGCGCATCCCCGTTGCCGCTGGTTTTCAGCGCCCCATGGTGTACAGCAATACCTTTCCCTTTGAAACGCGCCAGGCAGCGGATCAACATTACGACGCTGCGTTTCCACGGAAAAACCTCAATCCCACGCGAACCGATGCGGTCGCTTTCCTAAGGGAAACACTGAAAAATGCCGATCACACATTCACCGTATTGATGATAGGCGGGGGCACGACCTGGGGGCATTTGTTCCAGCAAGCTCAAACCGACGCCGCATTACAAGATTTGTTGCGCAGCAAAGTAGACCGCATCGTTATGATGGGGGGCAATTTGTTGCCGCAATACGTCCAGCCCGGAGCGCCTGGCAATATTATTGACGCCTTGGGCGACACTCCCTACTACACCAATAAAGTGGCCGAATGGAACATCTTCCTGGATCCGCTCTCTGCCCAATATGTCTTTAATAGCGGGATCCCAGTGCAATTGGTTGCGCTAAACGCCTGTAACCAGATCCTCATTACGCAGGATTTCCTGCGACAACTCTCCCGTATTACCAACCCGGTTGCTCAATTCCTCACACAGGTGCTGCAAAGCTCGACCATAGCGCCCGGTATCGGCAACTATCTGTATTTTTGGGACCCCTTGGCGGCCATCGCGATAACCGATCCTCAGCTTATCCAATTTACCCGCTATAGCCTGCTGGTAGAGCAAGAGCTGAACGAAGAACAGGATACGAGCGGGAAGTTGATTCCGGATAACGCTGGCGCTCCAGTCGACGTTGCCGTGGGAACCGGCCCCGGTTTCGTCAAGGCTCTTTATCTGAACACCATCGCAGGGAACTCGACCAAAGCCACGGCTGAAAACATGGCCAACATTACGGAGGTAACGCCAGATGAATAG
- a CDS encoding DUF2955 domain-containing protein: MPTKRMPRTQRALRLATGTALCLAASFAMALPIPFIAPVFAVLLLATLNRPLQLKAGLTLALAAMLTTGVGLLLIPILRYYPVSGILLISVSLFLVFRFGLRGGNNLIVTFLVIGLTMISSAGFADFDLAMMIIGALVKGLILAVIVLALSHWLFPEPANTPAPPAAPALRAEEVDRVALRAALIVLPTFLVALIDPASYLPIVLKAVSLGQQSSTTTTRNAARELIGSTLLGGLLAVLFWCALSLFVHLWMFFLWMLLFGLALARKLYALSPTRLSPGFWLNSLITLIILLGQSVQDSIAGKDVYTAFAVRMGLFILVSLYACLMVHVLDQRQPKQAQELIG; encoded by the coding sequence ATGCCTACTAAGCGGATGCCAAGGACTCAGCGGGCGTTACGCCTGGCTACAGGCACCGCGCTGTGCCTTGCCGCCAGCTTCGCGATGGCCTTGCCGATTCCCTTTATCGCGCCCGTGTTTGCGGTACTACTGCTCGCGACCCTCAATCGGCCGTTGCAACTCAAGGCCGGACTGACACTTGCACTGGCAGCGATGTTGACCACCGGTGTAGGCCTATTGCTTATCCCGATCCTGCGCTACTACCCGGTCAGCGGCATTCTCCTGATCAGCGTCAGCCTGTTCCTGGTTTTTCGATTTGGCTTGCGTGGCGGCAATAACCTGATCGTCACGTTTCTGGTGATCGGCCTGACCATGATCTCCTCAGCTGGCTTCGCCGATTTTGACTTGGCGATGATGATCATCGGTGCATTAGTCAAAGGCTTGATCCTCGCCGTCATCGTGCTCGCGTTAAGTCACTGGCTGTTTCCCGAGCCAGCCAATACGCCGGCACCACCCGCGGCCCCGGCCCTGCGAGCGGAAGAAGTCGACAGGGTTGCGTTGCGTGCGGCGCTGATTGTATTGCCGACGTTTCTGGTGGCCCTGATCGATCCGGCCAGTTACCTACCCATTGTCTTGAAAGCGGTCAGCCTGGGTCAGCAGAGCTCCACAACGACGACGCGCAATGCCGCTCGAGAATTGATTGGCTCTACCTTGTTAGGCGGCCTGCTGGCCGTGCTTTTCTGGTGTGCACTCAGCCTCTTTGTACACCTATGGATGTTCTTCCTTTGGATGCTGCTGTTCGGTCTCGCACTCGCGCGCAAGCTATATGCACTAAGCCCTACACGGTTGAGCCCGGGGTTCTGGCTCAACAGCCTGATCACGCTGATTATCCTGCTGGGCCAGTCGGTTCAGGACAGTATTGCGGGCAAGGACGTCTACACGGCGTTTGCCGTGCGCATGGGACTGTTTATCCTCGTGTCGCTGTATGCCTGCCTGATGGTTCATGTTCTGGATCAGCGACAACCAAAACAAGCTCAAGAACTAATCGGATAG
- a CDS encoding HlyD family secretion protein, translated as MSEAAQPSPDASSPKAPEPPADPASKGIKWVLILITLSLVWYLLADRITPYTQQARVGAFVIPVAAEVAGRVIRVNVRNNQEVKAGDVLFEVDPQPYQITVDRARADLESTRRQIGASTAGIAAAQANLQAAQANELKAQQDNQRLEGLYREDPGTISVRLLEVSRANYKQAVSQVAAARAEVQRAREQEGGSAQNNALLLSAATALSKAELDQANTQVRARSAGLITDLRTDAGQFAAVGSPVMTLIAIHDVWISADMTENNLGLVKPDTPVAIVLDAVPGEVFDGRVRSVGYGVSVGQTPPPGTLPTVQNSRDWLRPAQRFPVIIEFSEDSMARLRDSRTMRAGGQAEVMAFPSQGNPLNPLGRLFLRLMSWLSYAY; from the coding sequence ATGAGTGAAGCCGCGCAGCCCTCCCCTGATGCCTCTTCTCCCAAGGCGCCAGAACCGCCCGCTGATCCAGCGTCAAAAGGCATCAAGTGGGTACTGATTTTAATCACACTGAGTCTGGTCTGGTACTTGTTGGCTGACCGCATTACGCCTTATACGCAACAGGCTCGAGTAGGAGCGTTTGTGATTCCGGTAGCTGCGGAAGTGGCTGGTCGAGTCATCCGCGTCAACGTGCGTAACAATCAAGAAGTCAAGGCGGGAGACGTGCTGTTCGAAGTGGATCCTCAGCCCTATCAGATTACCGTCGACCGTGCGCGTGCAGATCTTGAGTCCACCCGTCGACAGATCGGTGCCAGCACCGCCGGCATCGCCGCGGCACAAGCCAATTTGCAAGCGGCCCAGGCGAATGAACTCAAGGCGCAGCAGGATAACCAGCGCCTCGAGGGCTTGTACCGCGAAGACCCCGGCACCATTTCCGTACGCCTGCTCGAAGTATCTCGCGCCAACTACAAACAAGCGGTCAGCCAGGTCGCCGCCGCCCGTGCCGAAGTCCAGCGCGCGCGCGAGCAGGAAGGTGGCAGTGCGCAAAACAACGCCTTGCTGCTCAGCGCTGCCACCGCGTTGTCGAAAGCTGAACTCGATCAGGCTAATACACAGGTTCGCGCACGCTCGGCAGGTTTGATCACCGATCTACGCACCGACGCTGGGCAGTTCGCAGCCGTCGGCAGCCCTGTCATGACCCTGATCGCCATCCACGATGTGTGGATCAGCGCAGACATGACCGAAAACAACCTCGGCCTGGTCAAGCCCGACACACCGGTTGCGATCGTCCTGGATGCAGTGCCAGGCGAAGTGTTCGACGGGCGCGTACGCAGTGTCGGCTACGGCGTCAGCGTGGGTCAAACGCCACCCCCCGGGACCTTGCCAACAGTGCAGAACAGCCGGGACTGGCTTCGTCCAGCACAGCGTTTTCCGGTGATCATCGAATTTTCCGAGGACTCCATGGCCAGGCTGCGTGACAGTCGCACGATGCGTGCCGGTGGCCAAGCCGAGGTCATGGCTTTCCCCTCTCAAGGCAACCCGCTGAATCCACTGGGCCGCTTATTTCTGAGGCTGATGAGTTGGCTGTCTTATGCCTACTAA
- a CDS encoding TolC family protein, protein MPLTRSGQLLVFGVLGLSGCVRLGPDFQSPREAWPGHWTTPALEHVSQRSRTPDFRQWWQVFDDPVLNRLIAEADANNSDLKVAGLRVIEARAQLGIAQSGRYPQLQQASADSLYFNRKQSGGSNPQNSHFWQYGAGFDIGWELDFWGRFSRAIESSDASYFAAQANYEDGLVLLRAQLASTYFSLRTTEARLRVAKENAKQQKRNFEITEKLFKSGQSAELDLQQAKTQYLGTLSTIPNFEDQVLRTRNSLAVLIGRPPGTLPQLVENEGLIPLVDRTVLQDVPANLLLRRPDVRAAELNVAAQSALIGVAEADFYPSLTLLGSIAWTTDTLNGTPRSLDLIGGPSLRWNLFDHGQISNNVRVQDARLQQLIEAYRERVRQAAREADDAANGLIKSLEREAILREAEVAARRSLVLASAQYREGYSDFQRVLDSQRALLEQQDNYLVSRSDAVSNLIALYKALGGGWHSALPKVDPATRQQMEARTDWGKWLDEPSAAGPKKENNHE, encoded by the coding sequence ATGCCTCTGACGCGATCGGGCCAACTGCTGGTGTTTGGAGTGCTCGGCTTAAGTGGCTGCGTGCGCCTGGGGCCAGACTTTCAGTCACCCAGGGAAGCGTGGCCAGGACACTGGACCACCCCTGCCCTTGAGCACGTCAGTCAACGCAGCCGGACCCCGGACTTTCGTCAATGGTGGCAAGTTTTCGACGATCCGGTCCTCAACCGTCTGATTGCCGAGGCGGATGCCAACAATTCAGACCTTAAAGTTGCCGGTCTGCGGGTGATTGAGGCTCGGGCCCAGTTGGGGATCGCCCAAAGCGGGCGTTACCCACAACTGCAGCAAGCCAGCGCCGACAGTCTGTACTTCAACCGTAAGCAATCCGGCGGGAGTAATCCGCAGAACAGCCATTTCTGGCAATACGGTGCGGGGTTCGACATCGGCTGGGAACTGGACTTCTGGGGACGCTTCAGTCGCGCCATTGAATCATCCGATGCCAGTTACTTCGCCGCCCAGGCCAATTACGAAGACGGGCTGGTTCTGCTACGCGCCCAACTGGCGAGTACTTACTTTTCGCTGCGTACCACCGAAGCACGTTTGCGCGTTGCCAAGGAAAACGCCAAACAGCAAAAGCGTAACTTCGAGATCACCGAAAAGCTGTTCAAGAGCGGCCAGAGTGCAGAACTCGACCTGCAACAAGCCAAAACCCAATACCTGGGCACCCTCAGTACCATCCCCAACTTCGAAGATCAGGTTCTGCGTACCCGTAATTCGTTGGCGGTATTGATTGGACGACCGCCCGGCACACTACCGCAGCTGGTGGAAAATGAAGGATTGATCCCGCTGGTGGACCGGACGGTGCTGCAGGATGTACCGGCTAATCTGCTGCTGCGTAGGCCCGACGTGCGCGCCGCTGAACTCAATGTCGCGGCCCAATCGGCCCTGATCGGCGTGGCCGAAGCCGATTTCTATCCATCGCTGACCTTGCTGGGCAGCATCGCTTGGACGACTGACACGCTCAATGGCACGCCCAGGAGTCTGGACCTGATCGGTGGCCCGAGTCTGCGCTGGAATCTGTTCGACCATGGCCAGATCAGTAACAACGTACGCGTGCAGGATGCGCGGTTGCAGCAACTGATCGAAGCTTACCGCGAAAGGGTGCGCCAAGCTGCACGCGAGGCAGATGACGCAGCCAATGGACTGATCAAGTCCCTGGAGCGCGAAGCAATCCTGCGTGAGGCCGAAGTCGCCGCCAGGCGTTCATTGGTGCTGGCCAGCGCCCAGTATCGTGAAGGGTATTCGGACTTCCAGCGGGTGCTTGACTCGCAACGCGCACTGCTGGAGCAACAGGACAATTACCTGGTCAGCCGAAGCGATGCTGTCAGCAATTTGATTGCCCTATACAAAGCGCTGGGCGGTGGTTGGCACAGCGCCCTACCGAAAGTTGACCCGGCCACCCGCCAGCAAATGGAAGCGCGCACAGACTGGGGCAAATGGCTGGATGAGCCCTCGGCAGCGGGACCCAAAAAGGAAAACAATCATGAGTGA
- a CDS encoding transporter suffix domain-containing protein, translated as MNSPHTAKWRFKLGIAIICLMLGSWLMVPVAAALEVPGSKIAALSGVLFISNKILLILVIAVMGKAGFQQLKRSVFGYVSGLVPSMDNEVGPVRHRIGIVMFCLPLISAFLEPYVDTFWPGLRPNLWQAQVLGDAMLIGSFFVLGGNFWEKVHALFVRTARVSDSSTV; from the coding sequence ATGAACTCCCCCCATACCGCTAAATGGCGCTTCAAACTGGGTATAGCCATTATTTGTCTTATGCTCGGCTCTTGGCTCATGGTGCCGGTCGCGGCTGCGCTTGAAGTGCCTGGTTCGAAGATCGCGGCGCTGAGTGGGGTCCTATTTATCAGCAACAAAATCCTGCTGATTCTCGTCATCGCTGTAATGGGTAAGGCAGGCTTCCAGCAGTTGAAGCGCAGCGTGTTCGGTTACGTGTCCGGGCTTGTGCCTTCTATGGACAATGAAGTTGGTCCGGTTCGTCATCGAATCGGCATCGTAATGTTCTGCTTGCCGTTGATCTCAGCATTCCTCGAACCTTACGTCGATACTTTCTGGCCAGGTCTCAGACCGAACCTCTGGCAGGCTCAGGTGTTGGGTGACGCCATGCTGATTGGCAGCTTTTTTGTACTCGGGGGGAATTTTTGGGAGAAGGTACACGCGTTATTTGTTCGAACTGCACGTGTCTCAGATTCAAGTACGGTTTGA
- a CDS encoding LysR substrate-binding domain-containing protein — translation MRRPTFDLDVLRTFVTGVEFNSFAKAADRLGRSTSAVSAQLKKLEEQIGTPVLTKSGRGLVLTPVGESLLSHARRLLELNDGIFQTLHESQTAGTIRLGLQEDFGEHLLSQILRRFVQAYPMVTLEVRIARNAELLALVESAGLDLALTWDTGQTSPYATRLGETQMHWIGARDTLALTPLADSPLPLIMFDAPCVLRSTATQALDAAQVPWRIALTSPSVAGIWAAVAAGLGLTLRTRIGLPSHLTVISGLPPVPSLGYVLHSSEEDPTPAVKQLAELIKTSLQEQTYGFAVAQ, via the coding sequence ATGCGCCGCCCGACCTTCGATCTTGATGTATTGCGTACTTTCGTCACGGGCGTGGAGTTCAACAGCTTTGCCAAAGCGGCGGATCGTCTCGGTCGATCGACTTCCGCCGTGAGCGCTCAATTGAAGAAACTTGAGGAACAGATCGGCACGCCGGTACTGACCAAATCTGGTCGAGGGTTAGTCTTGACGCCCGTAGGTGAATCACTGCTCAGTCATGCCCGTCGATTGCTGGAATTGAACGACGGCATTTTCCAGACCCTGCATGAAAGCCAAACCGCCGGGACAATTCGCCTCGGGCTGCAGGAAGACTTTGGGGAACATTTACTGAGCCAGATTCTCCGACGCTTCGTCCAGGCTTACCCGATGGTGACTCTCGAAGTCCGGATCGCGCGTAACGCCGAATTGCTTGCGCTGGTCGAAAGCGCTGGCCTGGACTTGGCCCTGACGTGGGACACTGGGCAGACGTCGCCCTATGCCACGCGACTGGGCGAAACACAGATGCACTGGATCGGGGCTCGTGACACGCTGGCACTTACCCCTCTTGCTGACTCACCGCTGCCATTGATCATGTTCGACGCGCCTTGCGTGTTGCGTAGCACTGCCACACAGGCGCTGGATGCCGCGCAAGTTCCCTGGCGAATCGCCCTGACCAGCCCCAGCGTCGCTGGCATCTGGGCGGCCGTTGCCGCTGGCTTGGGCCTGACTCTGCGAACTCGCATTGGGCTGCCGAGTCATCTCACCGTCATTTCCGGCTTACCGCCCGTACCAAGCCTCGGCTATGTGCTTCACAGCAGTGAAGAAGACCCGACGCCCGCCGTTAAACAACTGGCCGAGTTGATCAAAACGAGTCTGCAGGAGCAGACGTATGGTTTTGCGGTTGCGCAATAG
- a CDS encoding tautomerase family protein, with translation MPFSRISLHRGKSAEYLRALSQGLHDALVDSFEVPKADRFQVIHQHEVGELIFDPDYLGGPRSHDFVLITITAGRPRSVETKQRFYRDLVEKLRRAPGLNEEDVMVVISTTASDEWSFGGGRGN, from the coding sequence ATGCCGTTTTCACGTATTTCACTGCACCGGGGGAAATCGGCCGAGTATTTACGGGCGTTGTCCCAGGGGTTGCACGACGCCCTGGTTGATAGCTTCGAGGTGCCGAAGGCCGATCGCTTCCAGGTCATTCACCAGCATGAAGTGGGCGAGCTGATATTTGATCCCGACTACCTGGGTGGACCGCGGAGCCATGACTTTGTGCTGATTACAATTACCGCTGGCCGTCCTCGAAGCGTCGAGACGAAACAGCGTTTCTACCGTGATCTGGTCGAAAAACTGAGGCGTGCGCCAGGTCTCAACGAGGAGGATGTAATGGTGGTGATCAGCACTACGGCCAGCGATGAATGGTCGTTTGGCGGCGGCCGGGGCAACTAA